One Neosynechococcus sphagnicola sy1 genomic window carries:
- a CDS encoding ATP-dependent Clp protease proteolytic subunit: VSTLCTGMAASMGAFLLAAGAKGKRFALPNSKVMIHQPLGGMQGQATEIEIHAREILKTREQLNNILAERTGQSLEKIQRDTERDYFLSADEAKEYGLVDQVISKRS, encoded by the coding sequence TGTCTCGACCCTGTGCACTGGCATGGCGGCCAGCATGGGCGCCTTCTTGCTGGCGGCGGGTGCCAAGGGCAAGCGTTTTGCGCTGCCCAACTCCAAGGTCATGATCCACCAGCCCTTGGGCGGTATGCAGGGCCAGGCCACCGAGATCGAGATCCATGCACGCGAGATCCTCAAGACTCGCGAGCAGCTCAACAACATCCTGGCCGAGCGCACGGGTCAATCGCTGGAGAAGATCCAGCGCGACACCGAGCGTGACTACTTCCTGTCGGCCGACGAGGCCAAGGAATACGGCCTGGTGGACCAGGTGATCAGCAAGCGCTCCTGA